A stretch of the Oenococcus sp. UCMA 16435 genome encodes the following:
- a CDS encoding S8/S53 family peptidase yields MKRIRILFLSFAISFGLLLFFAKNQLVFASSDRGSVSQTVTSKVLNQATYGSQVSGDTQETVDIILKPQNGSALENYVYNTVTPGSPQYRKYVTASQFGRLYGNTGVGQAVIKYLNSFGLHSSLSSDDLIIQTTGATSKIESAFQTSIYQAKYHGKSFRAAKKNPSLPLQYSNKILGVLGLTTYNTLTTNVQKLPSSLSKSDSTQNTLSSYPSSPQSFASRYNLNQLYKEGLTGAGQQMDIISLADFNPADAYSYWKTLNISVPGNKLNVVNVDGGSGWDGSDETSLDVEQSGVLAPQAKINVYIGPNTDTGFFDALSTAVNQDKAAQLSVSWGESETEISQAVSQGVETPVYAQIFNLIFEQASAEGISSFVASGDQGAYDATKDAATYDLAVDNPADSPFVVAAGGTTIPFSETLSDGTNISVKNERAWSWDYLYGYFDKKGLSSTAIGLADYFVGGGGGFSKFFATPRYQQAISGVNRYTALQYWQSSSPFTTVQRVQPAVSSSGSGTGRNVPDVSLNADPETGYAVYYSSGTGQAAVWDGPYGGTSFVAPQLNAVSAVINSGRKSRIGFWNPQIYRFAKSKNSPFNSLDLSSDNNNLFYTGTKGTIYNQDTGLGTVDFQKLRQFFGQN; encoded by the coding sequence ATGAAGAGAATCAGAATATTATTTTTGTCGTTTGCAATCAGTTTTGGCTTACTTTTATTTTTTGCTAAAAATCAGTTGGTTTTTGCCTCATCTGATAGAGGGTCGGTTTCTCAAACCGTGACTTCGAAAGTCTTAAACCAGGCAACTTATGGATCGCAGGTTTCTGGAGACACCCAGGAAACCGTAGATATAATCTTAAAACCCCAAAACGGCAGTGCTTTGGAGAATTATGTTTACAATACGGTCACACCTGGAAGTCCACAATATCGTAAATACGTAACCGCTTCTCAATTTGGCCGTTTGTACGGCAACACAGGCGTTGGTCAGGCAGTTATAAAATATCTAAATAGTTTTGGCCTCCATAGCAGTCTTTCAAGTGATGATTTGATTATTCAAACGACGGGAGCGACCAGCAAGATCGAGAGTGCTTTTCAGACTTCTATTTACCAAGCTAAGTATCATGGAAAAAGTTTCCGTGCCGCAAAGAAAAATCCTTCTTTGCCGCTTCAATACTCTAATAAGATTCTCGGCGTTTTAGGTTTGACTACCTATAATACTTTGACAACGAATGTTCAAAAACTTCCTAGTTCTTTATCAAAATCGGACAGCACGCAAAATACACTTTCTTCGTATCCTTCTTCGCCACAAAGTTTTGCTTCTCGGTATAATCTTAATCAGCTTTATAAGGAGGGTCTTACCGGAGCCGGCCAACAGATGGATATCATATCTCTGGCGGATTTCAATCCAGCAGACGCCTACTCTTATTGGAAAACATTGAACATCAGTGTTCCTGGTAATAAGTTAAATGTCGTTAATGTTGACGGAGGTTCGGGATGGGACGGCTCGGATGAAACCTCTTTGGACGTTGAACAGTCCGGGGTCTTGGCACCTCAAGCAAAAATCAACGTTTACATTGGACCTAATACAGATACCGGTTTCTTCGATGCACTTTCAACGGCCGTTAACCAAGACAAAGCGGCACAACTTTCGGTTAGTTGGGGAGAAAGCGAGACGGAAATTTCCCAAGCAGTTTCTCAAGGAGTTGAAACGCCGGTTTACGCGCAAATCTTTAATTTAATCTTTGAGCAGGCTTCCGCTGAAGGAATTTCTTCTTTTGTCGCTTCCGGCGATCAAGGAGCTTACGACGCTACCAAGGATGCTGCCACCTATGATCTGGCAGTTGACAATCCAGCCGATTCCCCTTTTGTTGTAGCTGCTGGAGGAACAACGATTCCTTTTAGTGAAACTTTATCTGATGGAACAAACATTTCGGTTAAAAATGAACGGGCCTGGAGTTGGGATTACCTTTATGGCTATTTTGACAAGAAAGGATTGAGCAGTACTGCCATTGGCCTTGCCGATTATTTTGTCGGTGGCGGTGGCGGTTTTAGCAAATTCTTTGCAACTCCTCGATATCAACAAGCAATCAGTGGGGTCAATCGTTACACTGCACTTCAGTATTGGCAAAGTAGTTCACCTTTTACCACTGTTCAGCGAGTACAACCGGCTGTTAGCTCAAGCGGAAGCGGGACGGGAAGAAATGTTCCTGATGTTTCATTAAACGCTGATCCGGAAACCGGTTATGCTGTTTATTACAGTAGTGGAACCGGTCAAGCAGCAGTTTGGGATGGACCTTATGGCGGAACGAGTTTTGTGGCTCCACAATTAAATGCTGTTTCAGCCGTAATCAACAGTGGCCGGAAGAGTAGGATCGGTTTTTGGAATCCACAAATTTATCGTTTCGCTAAAAGCAAAAATTCTCCATTCAACTCCCTTGATTTAAGTTCCGATAACAATAATCTTTTCTATACGGGAACAAAGGGAACTATCTATAATCAGGACACTGGACTAGGCACAGTTGATTTCCAAAAACTCAGACAATTCTTTGGTCAGAATTAA